The uncultured Desulfuromonas sp. genome has a segment encoding these proteins:
- a CDS encoding c-type cytochrome: MNFPVWFLPETGGGLLIAIMAITHVFVSHFAVGGGLYLVMTEHKARRENDYQLLEFVKKHAKFFMLLTMVFGGVTGVGIWFTIGLIQPDATSKLIHTFVFGWAAEWVWFLVEIIALIIYYYKFDSMDERTHLKVGWIYFAAAWLSLFLINGIIGFMLTPGEWLTNHQFFSGFFNPTFWPSLWFRFAISTLLAGVFAFFTTAFIDVEAFRLKMTRYSSLWCLLSIIVVIPTGYWYLQVLPSGPQEILSASPTIKAMVKLGAFSAAGFIVFLTLFTLIKPRWHTLVSAVLVAVCAFGMMGAFEWIREADRRPFVIHQMLYSNGIPVDQVDQLNEGFLAQAKWSAVKVIDADNVQQAGAELFKLQCYACHTLDGINNDLRSRTATINFNGMVKYLSTMHQRRPFMPPFVGNELEKKALASYLVGTLHGKETHVFDEPQLNLNLGQKILDDECTVCHGVDLVMDWGESLSADEVRSGLLNLSQIDSSMDDFSGTPEELTALVATIKGESAPVVPATLSGKAMLEEECSMCHGTDIIYDWAAPLSPDEVRHGLLTLSQIDSSMEDFSGTPEELAALVTALKGMMAEPSISAQDILDDECSMCHSADLVVEWAATLTHDEIDHGLKNLSQIDSAMDDFTGRDAELKALTDYLLNQAKGGTQ; the protein is encoded by the coding sequence ATGAATTTTCCAGTCTGGTTTCTTCCGGAAACAGGAGGAGGGCTCCTGATCGCCATTATGGCGATAACGCACGTTTTTGTGTCGCACTTTGCTGTTGGTGGTGGCCTCTACCTGGTCATGACCGAACATAAGGCACGGCGTGAGAATGATTACCAGTTGCTTGAATTTGTCAAAAAACACGCCAAATTCTTTATGTTGCTGACCATGGTTTTCGGCGGAGTCACCGGGGTCGGAATCTGGTTTACCATCGGTCTCATCCAACCGGATGCCACCTCCAAACTGATCCATACCTTTGTATTTGGCTGGGCCGCGGAATGGGTGTGGTTTCTGGTCGAAATCATCGCTCTGATCATCTATTACTACAAATTTGACAGTATGGATGAGCGGACCCATCTCAAGGTGGGCTGGATTTATTTTGCCGCTGCCTGGCTGAGTCTGTTTCTGATCAACGGGATTATCGGTTTTATGCTGACTCCCGGTGAATGGCTCACTAATCATCAATTTTTCTCAGGGTTCTTCAACCCGACTTTCTGGCCGTCACTGTGGTTCCGGTTCGCTATTTCCACATTATTGGCGGGGGTGTTTGCGTTTTTCACCACGGCGTTTATCGATGTTGAAGCCTTTCGCCTGAAAATGACCCGTTATTCGTCATTGTGGTGTCTGTTGTCGATTATCGTAGTTATTCCAACCGGCTACTGGTATCTGCAGGTCCTGCCTTCCGGTCCGCAGGAAATTCTCTCAGCGTCGCCGACAATCAAGGCGATGGTCAAACTCGGGGCGTTCAGCGCAGCCGGTTTTATTGTCTTCCTCACGCTGTTTACCCTGATAAAACCACGCTGGCACACTCTGGTTTCAGCTGTTCTGGTTGCGGTGTGTGCTTTTGGCATGATGGGGGCCTTTGAGTGGATTCGCGAAGCGGATCGCCGCCCCTTTGTCATTCATCAGATGCTCTACTCCAACGGTATTCCCGTCGATCAGGTTGACCAGCTCAATGAAGGGTTTCTGGCCCAGGCAAAATGGAGTGCTGTCAAAGTGATCGATGCCGATAATGTGCAGCAGGCCGGTGCTGAATTATTCAAGCTGCAGTGTTATGCCTGTCACACGCTTGATGGCATTAACAATGACCTGCGCTCACGTACGGCAACGATCAACTTTAACGGCATGGTCAAATATCTTTCCACCATGCATCAGCGGCGTCCGTTTATGCCGCCGTTTGTCGGTAATGAGCTGGAAAAAAAAGCTCTTGCTTCCTATCTGGTCGGTACGCTGCACGGCAAGGAAACACATGTTTTTGATGAACCGCAACTCAACCTTAATCTTGGCCAGAAGATCCTTGACGATGAATGTACCGTCTGTCATGGCGTTGATTTGGTGATGGACTGGGGCGAATCTCTCAGCGCTGATGAGGTGCGAAGCGGCTTGCTCAATCTGAGCCAAATTGACAGTTCCATGGACGATTTCTCCGGAACGCCGGAAGAACTCACCGCCCTGGTTGCCACCATCAAGGGTGAGTCCGCCCCTGTCGTTCCGGCTACCCTCTCGGGCAAAGCCATGCTTGAAGAAGAATGCAGCATGTGCCACGGGACGGATATTATCTATGACTGGGCTGCCCCTTTGAGCCCGGATGAGGTTCGGCATGGTTTGCTGACTCTGAGCCAGATTGATAGCTCCATGGAGGATTTCAGTGGCACGCCGGAAGAGCTGGCTGCCCTGGTGACCGCGCTTAAAGGGATGATGGCGGAGCCCTCCATCTCGGCACAGGACATCCTGGATGATGAGTGCAGCATGTGCCACAGCGCCGATCTGGTCGTTGAGTGGGCTGCGACGCTGACCCACGATGAAATTGATCATGGTCTGAAAAATCTCAGTCAGATTGACAGCGCGATGGACGACTTTACCGGACGAGATGCTGAACTGAAAGCGTTAACCGACTATCTGCTTAACCAGGCCAAAGGAGGAACACAATGA
- a CDS encoding cytochrome c biogenesis protein CcdA, producing the protein MLNEAANIPTFSVAFSAGLLSFFSPCVLPLIPSFITYITGISFGELKQDHPSSKIRWQVASHSLAFVLGFSTVFILLGIIAGSLNQAMQDWLIWLQRGGGLMIFLFGIHMTGLFHFGVLLGDKRITIRNKPSGYLGSFLVGVAFSAGWSPCVGPILMAIFILAAGTSSDTAQAVLLLCCYSAGLGIPFMLSGVLFHGFLNVFNRFKKHIRIMEIITGALMILVGIMLFFNMFSELSSYLYQWLPIE; encoded by the coding sequence ATGTTAAACGAAGCAGCAAATATTCCAACGTTTTCCGTGGCGTTCAGTGCCGGGCTTCTGTCCTTCTTTTCTCCCTGCGTACTGCCGCTGATTCCCTCATTCATAACCTATATCACCGGAATTTCATTTGGTGAACTGAAGCAGGATCATCCCAGCTCTAAAATTCGCTGGCAGGTCGCCAGCCACTCTCTGGCTTTTGTGCTCGGCTTCAGCACTGTATTCATCCTGTTGGGCATCATCGCCGGCTCTCTGAACCAAGCCATGCAGGACTGGCTGATCTGGCTGCAACGCGGTGGTGGATTAATGATCTTCCTGTTCGGTATCCACATGACCGGATTGTTTCATTTCGGCGTCTTACTGGGAGACAAACGCATCACGATTCGCAACAAACCCAGCGGATATTTAGGCAGTTTTCTTGTCGGTGTGGCTTTTTCCGCCGGCTGGAGTCCCTGTGTCGGTCCGATCCTCATGGCTATTTTCATCCTGGCAGCCGGGACCTCCAGTGATACCGCCCAGGCAGTTCTGTTGTTGTGCTGCTACTCCGCCGGACTGGGCATTCCGTTCATGCTTTCCGGCGTGTTGTTTCACGGGTTCCTCAATGTGTTTAACCGCTTCAAAAAACACATCAGAATCATGGAAATCATCACTGGAGCCCTCATGATCCTGGTAGGGATCATGTTATTTTTCAACATGTTCAGCGAGCTGTCGAGCTATCTCTACCAATGGCTCCCGATTGAATAA